One Thermogemmatispora onikobensis DNA window includes the following coding sequences:
- a CDS encoding NUDIX domain-containing protein has product MPIRKHDARWAVAVDLMLVDEGRSRIALIRRENEKVLALVGEKLQWNETGAMGFRRAFCEELGIIDMMDAGIKSWKLAGLFGLHAPDRDPRFLQGDDGAGKAQMLSLVYVIEADLDRLQKAARPGSSVVALEMVDLDRLPPLFLDHSSIIRQVLQAEQAGQLPLLPDGEERIIW; this is encoded by the coding sequence ATGCCGATACGAAAGCATGATGCCCGCTGGGCAGTAGCTGTTGACCTGATGCTGGTGGATGAGGGGCGAAGCCGTATTGCGCTCATCCGGCGCGAAAATGAGAAAGTGCTCGCGCTTGTGGGAGAGAAACTTCAATGGAATGAAACTGGGGCAATGGGGTTCCGCCGCGCCTTTTGCGAGGAGCTGGGAATCATCGACATGATGGATGCAGGTATTAAAAGTTGGAAGCTGGCGGGCCTCTTTGGATTGCATGCCCCGGATCGCGATCCGCGTTTCCTGCAAGGAGACGATGGAGCAGGGAAAGCCCAAATGCTTTCGCTTGTTTATGTGATCGAGGCCGACCTGGATAGGCTGCAGAAGGCAGCCCGTCCAGGCAGCAGTGTGGTGGCCCTGGAAATGGTCGACCTGGATCGCCTTCCGCCGCTTTTTCTGGACCACTCGTCCATCATCAGGCAGGTGTTGCAGGCAGAGCAGGCAGGCCAGTTGCCGTTGCTGCCTGATGGCGAAGAGCGTATCATATGGTGA
- a CDS encoding helix-turn-helix domain-containing protein, translating to METTDVPWRLDWLKETDWLVLLLKSQGWEASRIAQALGRSRSRVYQRLSRARLALRAMGCSSQELLARVPWDRCPAAAREQLARLLERQQTGGGRAALEREERYADTKA from the coding sequence ATGGAAACGACAGACGTCCCCTGGCGGCTAGACTGGCTCAAGGAAACGGACTGGCTGGTGCTGCTACTCAAATCACAGGGCTGGGAGGCCAGCAGGATTGCCCAGGCCCTGGGAAGAAGCCGAAGCCGCGTCTACCAGAGATTAAGCCGCGCCCGGTTGGCGCTCAGGGCTATGGGATGCTCCTCTCAGGAACTGCTAGCGCGTGTCCCCTGGGATCGGTGTCCGGCGGCTGCGCGAGAGCAACTGGCCCGCTTGCTGGAACGGCAGCAAACCGGGGGAGGAAGAGCTGCACTGGAAAGAGAGGAACGGTATGCCGATACGAAAGCATGA
- a CDS encoding AfsR/SARP family transcriptional regulator: protein MMELDRLSSAQLRIQVWLFGAFQIWKREGIDWREVGRKEWHYDRTARKVFARLLVARGRRLTRSILEDDLWGESSNERIYTAMNRLRSVIGKDLIKSVDGGYALAGQERIWTDLDAVRDIMRQVGRRGPLIVEEAVPLLEEAQEILGRGELLEEEDGTWVHALRAEVERMKRQSGRWLAQAYMQQGKWWQAREQYRMLVEGDPGDEDSLREWLRLLMEEGGEREARKCYQEIARRAEEEGIKVVPWKQLGLVERPDHMLRCQYTLAVPISRSLANPTAVAVAEQPTVGSHVCLALVVQRAGDEESWTGVRRRLQEELEMPLSNNEHHLSRRQALAAIAALPLAALTSRALPPAEEFLPLCAAANAACNHLMNSDGLDKAHAALSCYLPVLEQLAYTGSSSYRPAAARLAAEGKRMAGCIETHRGDPQAKHRLSLEAVRLAALSDDPSVRVMAVRDLALAYYYSGQIEQMRTHLQPALVILDQCPPLLQSGTLFLQAALEARLGQPQTALRLVGQAQNLFSRRADGERLPDFRFEEDNVIMWTGRVHLHLAERGRPHIPQARKAFEQSSRVKAATPPRLLAEIELDMARTALIQQDLDAFSASLGESIHLANRLGSVSLRREARAIYQQVRTGHPWSAERPIKEMEDLFTARTV from the coding sequence ATGATGGAACTGGATCGGCTTTCTTCAGCGCAACTGCGGATACAGGTCTGGCTCTTTGGAGCATTCCAGATCTGGAAACGCGAGGGGATTGACTGGCGAGAGGTGGGCCGCAAGGAGTGGCACTACGATCGCACAGCACGCAAAGTCTTTGCACGGCTCCTGGTCGCGCGTGGCAGGCGTTTGACCCGCAGCATTTTGGAGGATGATCTCTGGGGAGAAAGCAGTAATGAGCGCATCTATACTGCGATGAACCGGCTCCGCAGTGTCATCGGGAAAGACTTGATCAAATCTGTGGACGGCGGATACGCCCTGGCAGGACAGGAGCGGATTTGGACCGACCTGGATGCTGTGCGGGATATCATGCGCCAGGTGGGGAGAAGAGGACCGCTTATCGTAGAGGAGGCGGTGCCACTGCTGGAGGAGGCACAAGAGATTCTGGGAAGGGGCGAGCTACTGGAAGAGGAGGATGGCACATGGGTGCATGCGCTCCGTGCAGAGGTGGAGCGCATGAAACGGCAAAGTGGGCGCTGGCTCGCACAGGCTTACATGCAGCAGGGGAAGTGGTGGCAGGCAAGGGAACAGTACCGGATGCTGGTGGAGGGGGACCCTGGGGATGAAGACAGTCTGCGGGAGTGGCTCAGACTGTTGATGGAGGAGGGTGGCGAGCGGGAAGCGAGGAAATGTTATCAGGAGATAGCGCGGAGGGCAGAGGAAGAAGGGATCAAGGTCGTCCCCTGGAAACAGCTCGGACTGGTGGAACGGCCTGACCATATGCTACGATGTCAATATACACTTGCGGTACCGATCTCGCGGTCGCTGGCGAATCCCACAGCGGTGGCGGTCGCTGAACAGCCTACCGTTGGCAGCCACGTCTGCCTGGCGTTAGTTGTACAGCGTGCGGGCGACGAGGAAAGCTGGACCGGTGTACGGCGGCGGCTGCAGGAGGAATTAGAGATGCCTTTATCCAACAATGAACATCACCTGTCTCGGCGGCAGGCGCTGGCAGCGATCGCTGCCCTGCCTTTGGCGGCGCTGACCAGCCGCGCACTTCCACCGGCGGAAGAGTTTCTGCCGCTATGCGCGGCGGCTAATGCAGCCTGCAACCATCTCATGAATAGCGATGGTCTGGACAAAGCTCATGCGGCCCTCTCTTGCTACCTGCCAGTGCTGGAGCAACTGGCATATACGGGCAGTTCTTCATATCGGCCAGCCGCTGCCCGCCTTGCTGCTGAGGGGAAACGCATGGCAGGTTGTATAGAGACTCACCGGGGTGATCCGCAGGCCAAACACCGCTTGAGCCTGGAAGCCGTGCGGTTGGCTGCTCTCAGCGATGACCCAAGCGTGCGGGTAATGGCGGTGCGCGATCTGGCCCTGGCCTATTACTACAGCGGCCAGATTGAGCAGATGCGAACTCATCTGCAACCCGCGCTCGTGATCCTCGATCAGTGCCCGCCGCTGCTGCAAAGTGGCACACTTTTTCTCCAGGCGGCACTGGAGGCCCGCCTCGGCCAGCCACAAACAGCCCTGCGACTGGTCGGGCAGGCGCAGAATCTCTTCTCCAGAAGGGCAGATGGCGAGCGCTTGCCGGACTTCCGCTTTGAGGAGGACAATGTGATCATGTGGACGGGGCGTGTTCACCTTCATCTTGCTGAGCGGGGTCGTCCCCATATCCCCCAGGCCCGGAAAGCCTTCGAGCAATCATCCCGCGTGAAAGCCGCCACTCCGCCTCGCCTGCTGGCTGAGATTGAGCTGGATATGGCCAGAACAGCCCTCATACAGCAGGATCTGGATGCTTTCAGCGCATCTCTGGGGGAGAGTATACACCTCGCCAACCGCCTGGGGAGCGTCAGCCTGCGCAGGGAGGCCAGAGCGATCTACCAGCAGGTGCGAACCGGACATCCCTGGTCTGCCGAGCGACCGATCAAGGAGATGGAGGACCTCTTTACAGCCAGGACCGTCTGA